In Nicotiana tabacum cultivar K326 chromosome 19, ASM71507v2, whole genome shotgun sequence, one DNA window encodes the following:
- the LOC107820431 gene encoding zinc finger CCCH domain-containing protein 46: MDTYEATKTVLSRIQSLDPENASKIMGYILIQDQGDKEMIRLAFGPETVLISLINQVKNRLGLSSNSSSAPSTPSSPSPFIPVPNPNKFNPFPHSSPRIIIPNNGFQSLPSSPWSGGSPVFSRSPRPVSYASVVNGPNSNTASGSSDSSLSLPFFEPSDEYCNIQVQDQLSFLNESFLEESSHQSGVFLGGSHDDNNGGFGGWKPCMYYARGFCKNGNSCKFLHDGFGEENTPSNVDYFDEILRVKALQQRQRFMASGHHHHHPFGYNRSAAAALMTSGEFYKYGRSLPDRNEFSAMALGGISNSSSRQIYLTFPADSTFKEEDVSNYFSMYGPVQDVRIPYQQKRMFGFVTFVYPETVKIILAKGNPHFVCDSRVLVKPYKEKGKFPDKKQFQQQQQPIDRGELESGELYDIPFGARMFHNSHAMMLRRKIEHDAELQQAIELQGRRLMNLQLMKNQHHNNHFQPSLSPGVFCSFNGINQEVLAENKGFQEPTEPPSDAADDKVPQELLHTNNGNGGSNKEQTSNTDDSYPRESLEHILPDNLFTSPTKSVAEQHVAFSIDSAEADVSSAMTTPATTPTITTNSVPMPPATSALQHYVS; this comes from the exons atggatACATATGAAGCAACAAAGACAGTTTTGTCAAGAATCCAAAGTTTGGATCCAGAAAATGCTTCAAAAATCATGGGTTATATACTAATTCAAGACCAAGGAGATAAGGAGATGATAAGGCTAGCATTTGGGCCAGAAACTGTGTTAATCTCTCTcattaaccaagtgaaaaatCGTTTAGGACTTTCATCGAACAGTTCATCTGCACCTTCAACACCTTCATCTCCTTCACCGTTTATTCCCGTTCCAAACCCCAATAAATTCAACCCATTTCCCCATTCATCACCAAGAATCATTATACCAAACAATGGGTTTCAATCTTTGCCTTCATCTCCTTGGTCTGGTGGCTCCCCAGTGTTTTCAAGAAGTCCAAGACCAGTGTCATATGCTTCTGTAGTGAATGGTCCAAACTCAAATACTGCTTCTGGCTCTTCAGATTCTTCTTTATCACTACCTTTTTTCGAGCCAAGTGATGAATATTGCAATATTCAAGTTCAAGATCAGTTGTCATTTCTAAATGAGTCGTTTCTTGAGGAAAGCAGTCATCAAAGTGGTGTTTTTCTTGGTGGGTCCCATGATGATAATAATGGTGGGTTTGGTGGTTGGAAGCCTTGCATGTATTATGCAAGGGGATTTTGCAAGAATGGGAATAGTTGTAAGTTTCTGCATGATGGATTTGGGGAGGAAAATACTCCGAGCAATGTTGATTATTTTGATGAGATTTTGCGTGTGAAAGCTTTACAGCAACGGCAGAGATTTATGGCTTCcggtcatcatcatcatcatccatttGGTTACAACAG ATCGGCTGCGGCCGCATTGATGACAAGTGGTGAGTTCTACAAATATGGTCGGTCCCTACCCGACAGAAATGAATTTTCAGCAATGGCGCTAGGTGGGATTTCGAATTCTAGTTCGAGACAGATTTACTTGACATTTCCTGCCGATAGCACATTTAAGGAGGAGGATGTGTCTAATTACTTTAG TATGTACGGCCCGGTGCAAGACGTTAGAATTCCATATCAGCAGAAGCGAATGTTTGGATTTGTTACATTTGTCTATCCAGAAACCGTGAAGATTATCTTGGCCAAAGGGAACCCTCATTTTGTGTGTGATTCTCGCGTGCTTGTTAAACCAtacaaagaaaagggaaaattcCCAGACAA GAAGCAATTTCAGCAACAGCAGCAGCCTATTGATAGAGGAGAGCTCGAGTCCGGGGAGCTCTATGATATTCCCTTTG GAGCAAGGATGTTTCATAATTCGCACGCGATGATGTTGAGAAGAAAAATAGAGCATGATGCTGAGTTGCAGCAAGCAATTGAGCTTCAAGGCAGAAGGTTAATGAATTTGCAACTGATGAAGAACCAACATCACAATAATCACTTCCAACCCAGCCTCTCTCCGGGTGTTTTTTGTTCGTTTAATGGCATCAACCAAGAAGTCTTAGCAG AAAACAAAGGTTTCCAGGAACCCACCGAGCCCCCATCTGATGCAGCCGATGATAAGGTACCTCAGGAGCTGCTACATACAAATAATGGAAATGGAGGTTCCAATAAGGAGCAGACCTCGAATACCGATGATTCTTATCCTCGAGAAAG CTTGGAGCACATCCTTCCTGATAACTTATTTACTTCTCCCACGAAATCGGTTGCAGAACAACATGTTGCGTTTTCCATTGATTCAGCTGAAGCTGACGTTAGTTCCGCGATGACAACGCCAGCAACAACACCAACAATAACTACTAACAGCGTCCCTATGCCTCCCGCCACTTCTGCTCTTCAACATTACGTCTCTTAA